In Mercurialis annua linkage group LG6, ddMerAnnu1.2, whole genome shotgun sequence, the following are encoded in one genomic region:
- the LOC126686470 gene encoding ribosome-recycling factor, chloroplastic has protein sequence MATQSSTTSPFRATFQSNSNPPKTLLSLPGSFCRVAHNAKSRCTSASWRLSASSSSYGGATKLSAKPVVKQLLQKRRGVVRCATMEEIEAEKSNIEKDARARMEKSIDTVKTNFNSIRTGRSNPAMLDKIEVEYYGTPVSLKTIAQISTPDASSLLVQPYDKSSLKSIEKAIVNSDLGLTPNNDGEVIRLSIPQLTSDRRKEMSKMVAKLTEEGKVALRNIRRDALKAYEKLEKEKKLSEDNVKDLSADLQKLTDEYMKKIDTVFKQKEKELLKV, from the exons ATGGCGACTCAGTCTTCCACAACGTCACCGTTTCGAGCAACCTTCCAGTCCAATTCGAACCCTCCCAAAACCCTCCTATCACTTCCAG GTTCATTTTGTAGAGTTGCCCATAACGCTAAGAGTCGCTGCACCAGTGCCAGCTGGCGGTTATCGGCTTCTTCATCTAGCTATGGAGGCGCCACAAAACTTTCTGCCAAACCTGTTGTCAAACAATTGTTGCAGAAGAG AAGAGGAGTGGTGAGGTGTGCAACTATGGAAGAGATTGAAGCTGAGAAATCAAATATTGAGAAAGATGct AGAGCAAGGATGGAGAAGTCGATTGATACTGTTAAGACAAATTTTAACTCTATAAGGACTGGCAGATCTAACCCTGCAATGCTTGATAAGATTGAG GTTGAATACTATGGAACTCCGGTCAGTTTGAAGACCATAGCTCAAATCAGTACACCTGATGCAAGTTCTTTATTGGTCCAGCCATATGACAAATCCAG TCTGAAGTCTATAGAGAAGGCCATTGTAAACTCTGATCTCGGGTTGACCCCAAATAATGATGGAGAGGTTATAAGGTTGTCCATTCCGCAACTGACATCTGATAGGAGAAAG GAGATGTCAAAAATGGTTGCTAAACTGACTGAAGAAGGGAAG GTGGCATTGAGGAATATCAGAAGAGATGCTTTGAAAGCTTATGAGAAACTTGAGAAG GAAAAGAAGCTGTCAGAAGACAATGTGAAGGACTTATCTGCTGATTTGCAG AAGCTGACAGATGAGTATATGAAGAAGATTGACACAGTCttcaaacaaaaagaaaag GAATTGCTGAAGGTTTGA
- the LOC126686469 gene encoding fatty-acid-binding protein 1, with the protein MVSLRFPFSFSQPKKQPTTARHFFATATTTVVACGIAAGAATFAGIAANNSTTGNQKHPFTLNNLNPWASLSLADASTGTVVESKTGVSFASVIYESRRLLGTGLRRKCVFGLKNIDVYAFGVYADDDQVKKVLGEKFGKLSISELTDNKEFKGDIAEGDFCMTVRLQIVYGGKLSSRSIRDTFAESIGSRLKQFGGEENKELLQRFISQFKDEYKISRGTVIELSKENGHVMQTSIDGKEVGSIQSKLLCRSIMDLYIGEDPFDKQAKEDIQSKLACLIQK; encoded by the exons atggtatCTCTGCGCTTTCCATTCTCGTTTTCTCAGCCCAAAAAGCAACCCACCACCGCCCGCCATTTTTTCGCCACCGCAACAACCACCGTCGTGGCATGTGGGATTGCTGCCGGAGCAGCCACATTTGCTGGAATAGCAGCAAATAATTCTACTACTGGTAATCAAAAACACCCATTTACACTGAATAATTTAAATCCATGGGCTTCACTGTCTTTAGCTGATGCTTCTACTGGGACTGTTGTGGAATCGAAAACCGGCGTGTCGTTTGCTTCGGTAATTTATGAATCGAGGAGACTTTTGGGAACTGGGTTAAGGAGGAAGTGTGTGTTTGGATTGAAGAACATTGATGTTTATGCATTTG GTGTTTATGCTGATGATGATCAAGTGAAAAAGGTTTTGGGTGAGAAATTTGGGAAACTATCCATTTCTGAACTTACCGATAACAAGGAGTTTAAAGGTGATATTGCGGAAGGTGATTTTTGCATGACTGTTAGGCTTCAGATAGTCTATGGTGGTAAGTTAAGCAGTCGCTCAATACGAGATACTTTCGCAGAATCTATAGGAAGCCGATTGAAACAGTTTGGGGGCGAAGAAAACAAGGAATTGCTTCAAAG GTTCATTTCTCAGTTTAAGGATGAATATAAAATATCTCGTGGTACCGTCATAGAGCTCTCAAAAGAGAATGGCCATGTGATGCAAACATCAA TTGATGGAAAGGAGGTTGGAAGCATCCAAAGCAAACTCCTCTGTCGATCAATCATGGATTTATATATTGGTGAGGATCCATTTGATAAACAGGCCAAAGAAGACATTCAAAGCAAATTGGCATGTCTCATCCAAAAGTGA